Genomic segment of Glutamicibacter sp. JL.03c:
GCGCGACCTTCAGGAAGTTCTTCCCATCCGGACCGGCGACGACCTCGACGCCTTCGGAGGAAATCTTGCGGTATGGGGTTGTATCTTCGCCAATTGGCAGAAGATCCTCATAACGGAATTCAGGCATGCTCTGTCCTTGATTCAATCGTGGATGCTCATCTGCCATGTTATGCCTTCACCCCGATTTTCCCGCATTCGGCGTTTGCACCACAGGCTTTATCACGACATGCTGTAGTACATGAGCACCGAGAACACCCCAGCTGCGCACGATGGCCAAGATCCAGCCCAAACCCCGGATGCGATCATTGAAACCCCGATGGACCAGCACCGCGCCAAGCCGAAAACCCACTTCGAAATGATGCTGCAGGCCGGTCTTAACAAACCGGAGCTCTCCGGCTCGGTCATCGGCGCCTTCATGAGCGCCGAGGTGTACTTCCTCTCACGTGAAGAGGTCACCGAAGAGAACCAGAATGCCCAGCCGATGCTGCTGACCAACCCGGCTGGCGAAGCAGTGGTGGCCGTGTTCACCACCTTGGAGCGCATCCCATCCAGCTACATCGACATGGCGCCGTACGGCGTGAAGGTCCAGGGCGCCACCGTGGTCCGCGCGCTGGAGAACACCGGCTTCGTGGTGAACCCGGGAGATGAGCTGAGCTTCGAAGTACCCGCGGATGGCGTGGCCATCCTGAAGCAGCAGATGCTGAACCAGAATTCTGGCGAGCAGGCGTAACTTTCCCCACGATTATTCGCGCCGTTTACCGGCCGGCCCGATTCGTGGGATATGCTTTTGTTGCCCGAGCCGTCATTAGGCCGCTCGGTGCACCTGCGGGCGTAGCTCAATGGTAGAGCGCTAGCTTCCCAAGCTCGATACGCGGGTTCGATTCCCGTCGCCCGCTCGCACTGACGTCGGGGTACCACCAGGTGCCCCGGCGTTTTATTTGTATCAGGCCAACCCAAGGAGCATGATGACCGGAGTCCTCGAAGGCTTCTCCATCATCTGGGTGGTCATTGCCGTGGGCTACCTGGTCGGACGCACCGGAGTGCTGGGCGACCAGGGACGCAATGTCCTGAGCCGCGTCACCTTCTTCGTGGCCAGCCCGGCCCTGCTGTTCACCACCTTGGCCGAGTCCGATCCGGTCGCAGTGCTCGGACCACTGTTGTGGGTGGCAGCCATATCCGCAGCCCTCACCGCGGTACTGTACTACCTGGTGACCGCGCGCTGGCTGAAGCGTTCAGCCTCGGAACGGATCATCGCCGCAATGTCCGCCTCCACCGTGAACTCTGCGAACCTCGGCCTGCCCATTGCGCTGTATGTGCTGGGCGATGCGTCCTTCGCCGCACCGATCATCCTGTTCCAGCTGGCCTTGTACCAGCCGATCAATCTGGCGATGCTCGACGCCTCCACCTCGCGCCACCGCACCACCCCGCTGGCATTGCTGGTGGCCACCGCGAAAAACCCGATGATCATCGGTTCCATGCTGGGCCTGGTCGTGGCGTTGACCGGATTCAAGCTTCCCTCGATCGTGCTCGAGCCCATCGACTTGATCGCCGGGGCCTCGATCCCTTGCATGCTCATGGCCTTCGGCATCTCGCTGGTCGGATCCAAGCCGCTGGAGAAGAAGTCTGGCCGCCGTGCCGACGTGCTGGTTGGCACCGCGGCCAAGCTGCTGATCCACCCGGCGCTGGCCTGGGTTCTGGCCTACCTGGTCTTCGGCTTGCGCGGGGAAATGCTGGTCGCTTCGGTGATCATGGCGGGGCTGCCTACCGCGCAGAATATCTTCGTGACTGCCTCCCGCTACAACGAAGGCGTGACCGTGGCCAAGGATACGGTGCTCATCACCACCATCTGCGCGATCCCTTTGATGATGGTGCTCGCCTTGTTGCTGGGAATTTAGTGTAACTTTCGAGCTTCGGAATAAGTGGAAGTCCCTAGACTGTTGTTAGGACTAGAGCAATATCAATCCCCTTTGAATGAGGTCACCATGAAGCGCACCATTCCCCTGCTGGCTACTGCCGCGATTCTTGCCCTATCTTTGAGTGCCTGCGGCTCGTCCGGCGGCTCTTCGGGCGGCTCCGCTGAATCCTCCGCATCCGAGCAGAGCGGTTCGGCTTTGCAGAAGGTCAAGGATGCCGGCGTTTTAACCGTTGGCACCGAGGGCACCTACCGCCCCTTCTCCTTCCATGAGGGCAGCGACCTGACCGGCTACGACGTCGAGGTCATCAAGGCCGTCGGCGAAAAAATGGGTGTCGAGGTCAAGTTCCAGGAAACCCAGTGGGACGCGATCTTCGCCGGCCTAGATGCCGGGCGCTTCGACGTCATCGCCAACCAGGTGGCCATCAATCCGGAACGCGAGAAGAAGTACCTGTTCTCGCAGCCTTACACCGTCTCCGAAGGCGTGGTTGTCACCAAGAGCGATAACACCGACATCACCTCCTTCGAATCGCTCAAGGGCAAGAAGACCGCGCAATCGCTGACCAGCAGCTTCTATGAGGCAGCCAAGGCCGCCGGCGCCACCATCGAACCGGTTGAAGGATGGGCCCAGTCGGTCACCCTGCTCAAGCAGGGCCGCGTTGATGCCACGGTCAACGACAAGCTGACCTTCCTTGACGCGCAGAAGACCAACCCGGATGACAGCATCAAGATCGCCGCCGAATCCGAGGACAAGAGCGAATCCGCGGTCACCTTGCGCAAGGGCTCCGAGGACCTGCAGGAAGCCATCGATAACGCGCTGGACGAGCTGCGCGAGGATGGCGAACTCGCCTCGATCTCCGAGAAGTACTTCGGCGAAGACGTCAGCAAATAACCGCAGTATCCCAAGTGAAACAGTAGACTGGCTCCACACGTACCCAGCGTGGGGCCAGTCTCGTTTGTCTCGAAGGTAGCTCATGGATTCGAATTGGCAGTTATTTATCGATTCGCTCTGGCCCTTGGCCAAGGGCGCAATCACCGCAAGCATTCCGCTGGCACTGATCAGCTTCGCCCTCGGACTGGTCATCGCCCTGCTCATGGCGCTGATGCGGATCAGCAAGAACCCGGTGCTCTCGGGCATCGCACGGGTATACATCTCGATCATCCGCGGCACTCCCCTGCTGGTGCAGCTGTTCGTCATCTTCTACGGCATGCCCACCCTGGGCATCACCATTGACCCGTGGCCCAGCGCGATCATCGCCTTCAGCCTGAATATCGGCGCTTACGCCGCGGAAATCATCCGCGCCGCGATCCTCTCGGTTCCGGCCGGGCAGTGGGAAGCCGGATACACCCTGGGCATGTCGCGCACGCGCAGCCTGTACCGGCTGATCCTGCCCCAGGCTACCCGCGTGGCCATCCCGCCATTGTCCAACTCCTTCATCTCCCTGGTGAAGGACACCTCATTGGCTTCGACCATTCTGGTCACCGAAATGTTCCGCAAGGCCCAGGAAATCACGGCCTCGACCTACGAGTTCATGCTCCTGTACTGCGAGGCGGCCGCGATCTACTGGGTCATCTGCCTGCTGCTCTCGGCCCTGCAGAACTCTGTTGAAGGAAGGCTGGAAAAGTATGTCGCCAAGTAATTCGACCCTGCTCAGCGTCACCGGCCTGCACAAGGCTTTCGGCGAGAACCAGGTGCTCAAGGGCATCGACTTCTCCGTGCACTCCGGCGAAGTCGTGGCCCTGATCGGCCCCTCGGGCTCCGGCAAGACCACCGCGCTGCGCTGCCTGAACGGGCTGGAAATCGCCGATGCCGGAACCGTCGGCTTCGACGGCGGACCGCAGGTGGACTTCGATGCCAAGACCAGGCCCAAGTCGGCGCAGATCCTGCGCGATCGTTCGGCGATGGTGTTCCAGGGACACCATCTCTTCCCGCACCTCACGGTGCTGCAGAATGTCACCATCGGGCCGATCGAAGTCCAAAAGCGCGCCCGAGCCCAGGTCCTGGAGGAAGCACGCAAGCTCCTGGATCGCGTGGGTTTGGGATCTAAGGCCGATGCCTATCCCAATTCGCTGTCCGGCGGACAGCAGCAGCGCGTGGGCATTGTGCGCGCGCTGATGCAGCAGCCGGATCTGCTGCTCTTTGATGAACCCACCAGCGCGCTGGATCCCGAACTGGTTGGCGAAGTTCTCAGCGTGATCAAGGAGCTGGCCCAGGAGGGCTGGTCCATGGTCCTGGTGACGCACGAGCTGGCCTTCGCCCGCGATGTGGCCGATACCGTGGTCTTCATGGACGGCGGGGTGGTCGTGGAAACCGGCGCGGCGGCCCAGGTTCTGTCCGCTCCGGCAAATCCCCGGACACAAGCCTTCGTCCAACGTCTTTTGCACCCGTTCTAGACAGCATAGAGTAAGGCTATGACCCAGGACACAAATGCATTGCTGGCCAGCCTCATCGAAGGCTACAACTTCCCCGGCGAGAGCCTCGATCTCGGGGTCGCCCTGATCGACGGCAAGCCTGAACCCGCGGCACCGGTCCGGCTGCCGCTGAAGATGCTCAACCGCCACGGCCTGGTCGCCGGCGCCACCGGCACCGGCAAGACGGTGACCTTGCACCTGATGGCGGAACAGCTGAGCCAGGCCGGTGTTCCGGTCTTCCTCGCCGATATCAAGGGCGATCTCTCCGGACTGGTCCAGGCCGGCGAAGGCTCCGAGAAGCTGACCGCGCGTCTAGCGGAAATGGGCAAGGAATTCTCGCCCCGCGCCAACCCGGTGGAGTTCCTCTCCCTGGGCGAGGGAACGCACGGCACGCCGGTGCGCGCCAGCGTTGATGCCTTCGGCCCGATCCTCCTGGCCCGCGTGCTGGAACTGAATGAAACGCAGGAGGAATGCCTGCAGCTGATCTTCCACTACGCCGATTCCAACAAGCTGCCCCTTGACGACCTCAATGACGTGAAGGCCGTGATCAGCTTCCTGGTCAGTGAGGAAGGCGCCGACGCACTGAAGGGCATCGGCGGGGTGAGTGCTGCGACCGCCTCGGTGATCCTGCGCGGCATCACCATCATGCAGTCCCAGGGCCTGGACCAGTTCTTCGGCCAGCCCGAGTTCGATACCGCCGACTTCCTGCAGGTGCGCGAAGGCAGCGGCGTGGTCAATGTGCTGGAACTGCCGTCGGTGAACCAGCAGCCGCTGCTCTTCTCCACCTTCCTGATGTGGCTGCTGGCCGACCTGTTCGAGGACCTGCCTGAAGCCGGCGATCTGGATAAGCCGAAGCTGGTGTTTTTCCTTGATGAGGCGCACCTGCTGTTCAAGGACGCCACCAAGGCCTTCACCGACGCGATCATCAACACGGTGCGCCTGATCCGTTCCAAGGGGGTGGGGCTGTTCTTCATCACCCAGTCCCCGGCCGACCTTCCCGACGAGGTGCTCGGCCAGCTCGGCAACCGCATCCAGCATGCGGTGCGCGTGTTCACCGCCAAGGACCAGAGCGCGCTCAAGCAGATCATCAAGACCTTCCCGGCCAACGGGGTGGACCTGCAAGAGGCGCTCACCCAGGCTGGTGTGGGCGAAGCGGTGGTAACCGTGCTCGGCGAGAACGGCGCCCCGACCCCGGTGGCGTGGACCAAGATGTCCTCGCCAGGTTCGAACATCGGTCCGGCCTCCGCTGAAGCGATGGAAGCGAATCTGTTGGCATCGCCGCTGGCCGCGCGCTACGCCACCGCGGTGGATCGCGAGTCGGCCCGCGAACTGCTCGAAGCCAAGGCCGTCCCGGCCCCCGCCGACGCGCCACGGCAAGAAGCACCGGCTGAATCCCAGCGCGCCGAGGCTCCTCGCGAACGCCAGGCCCCGGCCCAGCCGAACCCGATGATGGATATGGCCATGGATGCCGCGTCGATGATCGGCCGCGAACTGCTGCGCGGAATGTTCGGCAACCGCAAGCGCCGCCGCCGTTGGTAAGACCCGCCGATTTTTGCCGGCCAGTTACAGTCTGGAGCCCGAAACCAGATAGCCTAGCTACTGATGAAGACTCCTAGCTCCACGCCGATCACCGCCACCCGCTTGGCCCTCCGCTGGACCCTTGCCGCGGTGGCGGTGCTCGTTCTGGCGGTTGCCGGCATAATGATCGCCAATCGCACGCTGTTCTCCCCTGCCCATGAGGTCGAGGTCCTGCAGCGCCATCTCGCCAATGGCGAGGGCGCCCAGGCGCTGGGCCTGCTCAAGGCCCAGGTGCCGCAGGGTGACGCGGTGGCGCTGGACGGCGAGGTGCTCAAGCGCACCCAGTCGGGCATCACGGATTTCAGCACCGACAAGCCGCAGCCGGTGCAAAGGGATGGCGACCTGCGCACCGTGACCGCTCATTACAAGGCCACGGGCGTGGATCAGCAGTCCACCTTCACGCTGCGCCATGCCGGCAAGTCGTGGTTGTTCTTCGATCGGTGGGAGTTCGAGCCCTCCACCCTGCCCACCGTGAAGATCAAGGCCAACACGGTCAATGAGGTCAGCGTGAACGAGCAGAAGATCCCGCTGGAGGCCGGTGTCTCCACCCTGCCGGTCTTCTACCCTTCAGTACTCGACGCCAGCTTCAGCACCAAGAACTTCGCCGCCGACACCCGTGGCGTGGTGGTGACCGCGCCGGCTGATGATCCGGTGGAGATCGCGCTGAAGACCAAGCCGACCAAGGCCTTCATCTCCTCGATCAATTCCAAGGTCAAGAAGTACCTCGATGGCTGCGCCAGCCAGCAGGTCCTGATGCCCTCGGGCTGCCCCTTCGCGTACAACACCTCGGCTCGTGTTGATTCGTCCAGCATCAAGTGGGACATCACCAAGTACCCGAAGATCGACGTCAGCTACTACAACGGCGCCTGGGTGCTCTCCCCCTTGACGACCAGTGCCTCGCTGAGATTGACCGAGCAGGACCTGCGCACCGGCGCCAAGGAAAACAAGACCGTGAAGGACACCTACTCCTTCACCGCGCAATTGACCACGAGCACCACGGAGGTCTCGGTGGTTCCGGTGGCCGGCGGCGAACAGGCCGCGCAGTAGCTAGCGGCCGAGCAGTTCGCGCAACTGGCTGCGCAACGGCACCGCATTGGTCTTGAACTTCTGCCAGGTGAACAGCGCCAGCAGGCTGGCGCCCAGGGACAGCACCGCCCCGATGGATACGGCGATCTGCGCTCCGAAGAGTTCGGCGAACCATCCCACCAGCGGCGAGCCGATCGGCGTTCCGCCCTGCACCACCATCAGGTAGAGCGCCAGCACCCGGGCGCGATACTGCGAGGGCACCGACATCTGCACCATGGTGTTGCAGCTGTTGAGGAAGGTCAAGGCGCCCAAGCCCACCGGGATGAGCATGATGGCGAAGAGCAGGTAGTTGGGCATCCAGGCGCTGGCCAGCGCTGCCGCCCCGAAGAATACCCCGCCGCCGATCAGATAGCGCCAGCGAGGTGCCGAGCGCCGGGCCGCGAGCAGCGCCCCGGCAAAGGTTCCCACCGCCATGATGCTGCCCAGGATTCCGTACTCGCCCGCACCCACTCCATAGACTTCTGTGGCCATCAGCGCGTTGGTCAGCTGGAAGTTCAGGCCGAAGGTGCCGATGATGAAGGCCAGGAAGAAGATCAACAGCAGGTCCTTGCGGCTCTTGACGTAGCTGAATCCCTCGCGCACCTGGCCCTTGCCGCGGGCCACGGGCTTGGACGGGTGCAATGCGTCCTTGCGCATGAACAGCAGCGAGGTGATCACCGCCAGGAATGAGCCGCCGTTAAGCAGGAAGGCCGGCCCGGTGCCGACCAGGGCGATCACTGCCCCGGCAATGCCCGGTCCGGCCAGCCTTGCCAGGTTGAAGTTGGCGCTGTTCAAGGCGACGGCGTTGGGCAGGTGGGAGCCGGGGACGACTTCGGAGACGAAGGCCTGGCGGGCCGGGGCGTCGAAGGAGGCGCCGATGCCCAGCAGCCCCGCCAGCACGTACACGTGCCAGAGCTCGGCCGAGTCGGTGACCACCAGCAGACCAAGGATCAGCGCGCACAGTCCCATGAAACTCTGGGTCACCATCAGCACGTGGCGCTTGTTGAAACGATCGGCGATCAGGCCCGCGTAGGGGGCCAGGAGAAGCACGGGGAGGAATTGCAGCCCGGTGGTGATGCCGGTGGCGACGGCGTCGTGGTTGGTCAGTTCGGTCAGCACCAGCCAGTCCTGGGCCACGCGCTGCATCCAGGTGCCGATGTTGGAAACCAACGCCCCAACGATCCACAGCCGGTAGTTGGGTATTTCCAGCGCCCTGAACATCTTCGTAGCCATAGCTTCTACCGGATCCCTCCGGTGCCTCCCGCAATTCAGTCTAATGCGGCACAGCGGGGAATGCTGAGGTTTCCTCTGCATTCCCCGCTGTGCGGATCATGGCAACGCGCTAGTTCACTCCGCGCAAATCGAGCAGCAGCTCGTTCTCGCCCTCGGCATCCAGCACCACCGGGATGCCCCAGTCCTGCTGGTACAGGTGGCAGGCGGCATGATCCGGGATCTCGCCGCCGGGCTCGCCGTCGCAGGCCGCAGCGCGGGCGGTAATGTGCAGCACGCCGTCGGCCACCTCGGGGTTCAGCGTCAGGGTGCGGGTCAGGCCCACCGAGGTTCCGCTGCCTTCAAGCAGCAGCTCCTCGGGGCTGGAAGAGATCTTCAGCTGGGTCGGGTCGCCCCAGCGGTCATCGAGCTTCTGCCCCTTCGGAGCGGCGAAGCGCACGACGATCTCGTGGTTGCCGGCCTGGACCTTGGTCTTGGGGCGCTTGGTCTGGCTGGCGCCCTCGTCGAGAACCAATGCCTCGGCAGGAATCGGGATGCGCACCAGCTGGTGGGCATTGGTCTCCACGACCAGCAGCACCGGATCGCCGTCCACGGAGGCATCCACCAGCACGTCGGCTGGTTCCTTCAGGCCCTTGGCCAGGGTGGACACGGTCTTGGTCGCCGGGTCGAAGCGGCGCACGGCCCCGTTGTAGGAGTCGGCAATCGCGATCGAGCCGTCAGGCAGGACTGCTACGCCCAGCGGGTGCTGCAGGCGGGCCTGCTGCGCGTCACCGTCGCGGAAGCCGAAGTCGAACAGCCCGGTGCCGATCGCGGTGTTCACGCTCGTTGCTTCGCCGTCCTGGACTTCGATCCGTCGCAGGGCGCTGGTTTCCGAGTCGGCGATCCATAGGTTCTCGCCATCCAGGGCCAGGCCCGAGGACTGGGCGAACCAGGCCTCGTGAGGCGTGCCGTCGTTCAGGCCTTCCAGGCCGGTTCCGGCGAAGACCGAGACGGCAGAAGTGCGCGGGTCGAAGGCGAAGATCTGGTGGGTGCCGGCCATCGCGATGATGACCTTGCCCGATGGGTGGTAGAGCACATCCCATGGGGAGGAAAGCGAAATGTTCAGCGCGTCGGTGCCCAGTTCGGTCGGCTGGATTTCCTTCCGCGCATTCTCCGAATCCAGCAGGCGCTGCACGCCATTGCCGGCCAGGGTGCCCACCGCGCCGGTGGCCAGGTTGACCGAGCGCAGGCGGTGGTTGACGGTGTCGGCGACGATCACGTCGTAGCCCAGCTCGGCGGCCAGTTCTGCAGGCAGCGCGGCCAGGCCCTGCAGTTCGTTGAACTGCGCGGTGCCAGCATCCCCGTCAGCGTAGCCCTTGATGCCCGAGCCGATGGTGCGCACCACTTCGAAGCCTGCATCCAGTTCCACCAGGCGGTGGTGGCCCGAGTCGCCGACCAGGAAGTTGCCGTTGGCCAAGGCGATGGCCTTGCCCGGGAAGCGCAAGTCGCCTTCGCGGGCTGCGGGAGCCACATAGGGGCCGTTGCCGCGGTGCAAGGTGCCCTTGGCTTCATGCTCGGCGATCAGTTCTTCGACCAGCGAGCCCAGGCCCTGGGCGTGGCCTTCGCCGGAGAGGTGCGCGACGATGTAGCCTTCCGGGTCCAGCACGACCAGGGTTGGCCAGGCGCGGGCGCCGTAGGCCTGCCAGGTGACCAGCTCAGGATCATCGAGCACCGGGTGATGGATTTCATAGCGCTCCACGGCTGCGGCCAGCGCATCCGGGTCGGCTTCGTGCTCGAATTTCGGCGAGTGGACACCCACGGTGACCAGCACGTCGGAGTACTGCTCCTCCAGCGGGCGCAGCTCGTCGAGCACATGCAGGCAGTTGATGCAGCAGAAGGTCCAGAAGTCCAGGAGCACGATCTTGCCGCGCAGGGCTTCAAGGTCCAGCTGCTTGCCGCCGGTATTCAGCCAGTTGCGGCCCAGCAGTTCGCTGGCGCGCACCTTGTAATTGGCGCGGACGGATTCTGTTGCGCTCATTCTCATCCTTTCGCATTTGCCGTGGCACGGCAGGTAGAACTTCATTATCGGCCACGGCCCGGTGCAGTACTAAACGGTGTTAAGGAACATTGAGGTGCAACAGGCGCCGGCCGGCATCTATTCCGCTAGGGCAGCTGGGCGATGGCCGCGTCCATGACGCTGCCGGCCACCTGGTTGAACTTTGGGTCCGACAGCGGGTTGGCGGAGAGGAAGGAGACCATCACCGCATACTCCTTCGTCGCCTTGATCAGCACCAGCGAATTCTGCGCGTACTGCCCATCGCGGCTGTAGTACAAGGATGAATCCACCGAGTCGACCTCGGGGTCCGAGAACTTCAGGGTCTCGGTGTAGTCCATCCCGTTGAGCTTCACAGAGGTGCACTGATCCAGGATGGTGCGCACATTCTCGTTGTGCGACGCCACGGTTCCCGCACCGTCCTTGCCGAGCTTGGCCACCTCCACCGATCCGGTGATGGACTGGTTCTCGTTGGTGAAGTCGGTGCGGGCCGTTTCGGTGCCCAGCTGCACCGGCGACCAGTTCAGATCGTTGATCGGCGCCGAGCACTGGGCCGGCAGGACCACGATGTCCTTGAGCGTATCGGTGGGCGGGGTGGACAGCGCCTGGAGGTCCTTGCCCTGGATCTTGGCACTGCTCGGGAAGCCTAATTGGCTGGCCAGCACCGCGCCGGCGGTGGTGGCCACTTCGGCGGTGGTCAGATCCTGCGGCGAGGCGCTGGGGCTCGGGCTGGCGGTGCCTTCGGCGGCGATCTTGTGGGTCTGGTCGTCAGGCATCTGGGACTGGGCGGACGAGCAGGCGCTCAAGGCCAGCGCGGCGCATACAGCCAGGGAAACGGTGAGTCGTTTAGGCATTCGGGTTCCTCTTATCGGCCTGGTTGAAGCGGGCGAACATCGCGTTGTAGGCTTCCAGCTCGGCGTCGTTGTCGCGATCGGCCTGCCGGTCATAGCGCTTGGTGTCCTTCTTGTCCTGCTTGAGCCAGGAAACCACCACCAGGATGGCCAGCACCAAGGTGGGCACTTCGCCGATCGCCCACATCGCCCCGGCTCCCACCACCTGGTCCTCCAGCGCGGTGCCGCCCCAGGTGCGGCCCATATTGCCGAAGTAGTCCGGGGCCAGCAGGGTTTCGGTGCTCATCAGGGCCACGCCGAAGAAGGCGTGGAAGGCGACGGTGGCCAGCAGGACCACCAGGCGCATCGGGTAGGGGTAGCGCTTCGGGATCGGATCGGCATCCACCAGCGAGAGCGCAAAGAGGTAGCCGGTGAGCAGGAAGTGCAGGTTCATCAGCTCGTGGCCCGCATGGTAGAGCATGGCCGGTTCCAGGACCGGGGTGAAGTAGAAGATCACGATCGAACCGGCGAAGTTCACGGCAGCGAAGATCGGGTGCGTGATGACCTTGGAGTAGCGCGAATGCACCAGGAAGAGGATCCATTCGCGCGGGCCGCGGGTATCGTCGGTGCGCGCCGGCAGCACCTGCAGCAGCAGGGTGATCGGGGTGCCCAGCACCAGGAAGATCGGCACGATCATGGTCAGCGACATGTGGTCGACCATGTGGGTGGAGAACTGGATCTTGCCGTACACCGCCACGGCGCCGCTGGTCACGTAGAACAGCGCGAACAGGCCGATCAACCAGCTGATCAGGCGCACCACGCTGGGCTTGTCCCCGCGCCGGGCCAGGGTGATGAAGGCCCAGAGGTAGGCGGCCAGCCCGAACAGGCACACAGCCACCCAGATCCAGTCCATCCGCCAGGTGGTGAACCAGCTGGCGGTATCCGGGGCCGGCGGCAGGTCGTAGCCGGTCAGCAGCCGCGCCGGGGTGGTTTCGGCCGGGGCCTCATCGGAGGTCGGCGGGGCGGTGCGCGCCAGCACGGCGGCCACCGACATCACCGACGCCATCAGGATCACTTCGCCCAGCACGATCTGCCAGGCCGATCGCAGGGCGCTGTACTGCCCGGCCAACAGCTTCGGGATCACGAAGCGGCGGTGGGCCAGGCCCAGCAGGCCCAGCACCAGGGTGATCGCCAGCTTCACGACCACCAGGGTTCCGTACGGGGTCAGCCACTGCTCCCAGCTGGTGATGCGGATGACCGCCGAGGCCAGCCCGGAGCCGATGATCAGGAACACCACGAACAGCGCCAGCGCCGAATAGCGCTGCAGCACCACTCCGGCGAGCACCTGGCCGCGCTGGCGCCCGGGTGCTTGTCCGGTCAGGGTCGGGGCCAGCAGCGCCAGGACGATGATCCCGCCAAACCAGAGGACCACGGCCAGCAGGTGCAGGCCGATGGAGTTCACCGCGGCGAAATGGTCATCTCCCCCGGCGGCGTGGCCGATGAAGGCCAGCGGCAGGATGCCGAACAGGGAGAAGAAGGCGGTGGCGCCCACCCCGGTCTTGGAGCGGACCGCCAGGGCCAGCGAGCTGACCACGGCGGCGATCACCACCATCCAGGCCCAGGCCCGGCCGGTGGTGATGGAGAGGATGTAGTCGAGGATGGCCGCCGAGTACTGCGCGTCCAGATTGATCGGCAGCCCGGCCAGATCCCAGAAGGTCAGCACCATCACGGACGCCGCCGACAGGGTCCAGAGCACCGCCGACCCGGCAGCGATATTCATCGCGCGGGTGAAGGCCGGATGGTCCCCGCCGGAGGCACCGCGGGTGACCTTGATGCTGCGCGGCAGAATCGCGGCAGCGAAAATCAGCGAGGCAATGGCCACTGACATGGCCGAATGGTGGATCGCGCGGGCGATCGGCAGGCTCCAGCGCACAAAGGCGCCCGGGTCGGCCAATTCGGCCGGGCGGGCGATGCCGGTGAACATCACGGCGGCCAGGAAAGCCACCGCCGAAGCGAGCAGCCCGGGCAGGATGAAGCGGGTGACTGAAACCGTGCGCTGTGCTGTATCCATATCCTTCTTATCATCTCATTTTTGCCCCGCCCCGTCAGGCCGGATGGGTCCGGCGGCACCCCGCTACGGCGCATCTCACACAGCGGCGGGCACAGGCTTCGGGCTCGTCGATCACCTGGCGGGGGTGCTGATCCCGTCCAGCTGACCGGACAGATTCCTGAAGGACCCATCACCGGGTGTGGCACGCACGAAGCCGGTCTGCACGAAGCGGCGCCGGGTCCTGCGAACAGCACTGGATCAGCAGACCCATCTGCCCGAGCACGTTGAGCAGGCTCAGGCCCAGGTGTCGAGGGCGGTCAGCGCCGGGGCTCGCGTCCCCTTCACTGCGGGCAGCACTGGCGTTTGCTCGTCCCAAGCTTTCGTGAAGTGGCCGAGGTGGCCCCTGGGCACCGGAATGACAGCGGGTGCTACTTGGTGTTGCGCATGAACTTGGCCA
This window contains:
- a CDS encoding SseB family protein codes for the protein MSTENTPAAHDGQDPAQTPDAIIETPMDQHRAKPKTHFEMMLQAGLNKPELSGSVIGAFMSAEVYFLSREEVTEENQNAQPMLLTNPAGEAVVAVFTTLERIPSSYIDMAPYGVKVQGATVVRALENTGFVVNPGDELSFEVPADGVAILKQQMLNQNSGEQA
- a CDS encoding AEC family transporter, which translates into the protein MTGVLEGFSIIWVVIAVGYLVGRTGVLGDQGRNVLSRVTFFVASPALLFTTLAESDPVAVLGPLLWVAAISAALTAVLYYLVTARWLKRSASERIIAAMSASTVNSANLGLPIALYVLGDASFAAPIILFQLALYQPINLAMLDASTSRHRTTPLALLVATAKNPMIIGSMLGLVVALTGFKLPSIVLEPIDLIAGASIPCMLMAFGISLVGSKPLEKKSGRRADVLVGTAAKLLIHPALAWVLAYLVFGLRGEMLVASVIMAGLPTAQNIFVTASRYNEGVTVAKDTVLITTICAIPLMMVLALLLGI
- a CDS encoding amino acid ABC transporter substrate-binding protein, producing the protein MKRTIPLLATAAILALSLSACGSSGGSSGGSAESSASEQSGSALQKVKDAGVLTVGTEGTYRPFSFHEGSDLTGYDVEVIKAVGEKMGVEVKFQETQWDAIFAGLDAGRFDVIANQVAINPEREKKYLFSQPYTVSEGVVVTKSDNTDITSFESLKGKKTAQSLTSSFYEAAKAAGATIEPVEGWAQSVTLLKQGRVDATVNDKLTFLDAQKTNPDDSIKIAAESEDKSESAVTLRKGSEDLQEAIDNALDELREDGELASISEKYFGEDVSK
- a CDS encoding amino acid ABC transporter permease, whose product is MDSNWQLFIDSLWPLAKGAITASIPLALISFALGLVIALLMALMRISKNPVLSGIARVYISIIRGTPLLVQLFVIFYGMPTLGITIDPWPSAIIAFSLNIGAYAAEIIRAAILSVPAGQWEAGYTLGMSRTRSLYRLILPQATRVAIPPLSNSFISLVKDTSLASTILVTEMFRKAQEITASTYEFMLLYCEAAAIYWVICLLLSALQNSVEGRLEKYVAK
- a CDS encoding amino acid ABC transporter ATP-binding protein, with amino-acid sequence MSPSNSTLLSVTGLHKAFGENQVLKGIDFSVHSGEVVALIGPSGSGKTTALRCLNGLEIADAGTVGFDGGPQVDFDAKTRPKSAQILRDRSAMVFQGHHLFPHLTVLQNVTIGPIEVQKRARAQVLEEARKLLDRVGLGSKADAYPNSLSGGQQQRVGIVRALMQQPDLLLFDEPTSALDPELVGEVLSVIKELAQEGWSMVLVTHELAFARDVADTVVFMDGGVVVETGAAAQVLSAPANPRTQAFVQRLLHPF
- a CDS encoding DUF853 domain-containing protein → MTQDTNALLASLIEGYNFPGESLDLGVALIDGKPEPAAPVRLPLKMLNRHGLVAGATGTGKTVTLHLMAEQLSQAGVPVFLADIKGDLSGLVQAGEGSEKLTARLAEMGKEFSPRANPVEFLSLGEGTHGTPVRASVDAFGPILLARVLELNETQEECLQLIFHYADSNKLPLDDLNDVKAVISFLVSEEGADALKGIGGVSAATASVILRGITIMQSQGLDQFFGQPEFDTADFLQVREGSGVVNVLELPSVNQQPLLFSTFLMWLLADLFEDLPEAGDLDKPKLVFFLDEAHLLFKDATKAFTDAIINTVRLIRSKGVGLFFITQSPADLPDEVLGQLGNRIQHAVRVFTAKDQSALKQIIKTFPANGVDLQEALTQAGVGEAVVTVLGENGAPTPVAWTKMSSPGSNIGPASAEAMEANLLASPLAARYATAVDRESARELLEAKAVPAPADAPRQEAPAESQRAEAPRERQAPAQPNPMMDMAMDAASMIGRELLRGMFGNRKRRRRW
- a CDS encoding MFS transporter, whose protein sequence is MATKMFRALEIPNYRLWIVGALVSNIGTWMQRVAQDWLVLTELTNHDAVATGITTGLQFLPVLLLAPYAGLIADRFNKRHVLMVTQSFMGLCALILGLLVVTDSAELWHVYVLAGLLGIGASFDAPARQAFVSEVVPGSHLPNAVALNSANFNLARLAGPGIAGAVIALVGTGPAFLLNGGSFLAVITSLLFMRKDALHPSKPVARGKGQVREGFSYVKSRKDLLLIFFLAFIIGTFGLNFQLTNALMATEVYGVGAGEYGILGSIMAVGTFAGALLAARRSAPRWRYLIGGGVFFGAAALASAWMPNYLLFAIMLIPVGLGALTFLNSCNTMVQMSVPSQYRARVLALYLMVVQGGTPIGSPLVGWFAELFGAQIAVSIGAVLSLGASLLALFTWQKFKTNAVPLRSQLRELLGR